CCGGCTTGTATTGGCAGACGGGCAAAAAGCTCGGTGAAGCCTTTATCCACCGTTTTCATCGCAGCAAGAGCTGGCCGTCCTTTGCCCTCCGCTTACCTGTACAGGAGGATCAAATCGGGGTATTCCAATATCGCAGTGTTGATTCGCATCTGTTGTCCGTGCTGCTGACCCGTTGCTGTGGCATGGACGGATATACGTACGCGCTCCAGCATTTATTCGAACCATTAGGCTTCGGGAGAAGTGGTTGGGCACAAGATCCAGAGGGCTACACCATGGGCCACATCGGACTATATTTGACGTCGCGAGACATGGCTAAATTCGGCGATTGCTGCCTTCATCAAGGCATCTGGAATGGAAGAGAATTGATTCCAGCCGATTGGCTGCATCAGGCGACGCAGCGACAGATTGAAGGCTATCCAGAATTCGGAGATTACGGATTCCAATGGTGGACTGGACGACTCCACGGCATTGACTATGCGTGTGCACACGGACATGGAGGACAGCAAATATATCTGATA
This window of the Paenibacillus polymyxa genome carries:
- a CDS encoding serine hydrolase domain-containing protein, encoding MSRYAPLFTAPVARLSALNLGTCEEEGIDASLLDQADHEIRAKFPKMHSFLLLRHGKLIWERYYNGHEASALNDLRSATKSFTSTLVGMAMARGDMPGPDTSVHKLLPEYLPRRKETLLERITIRHLLTMTSGLYWQTGKKLGEAFIHRFHRSKSWPSFALRLPVQEDQIGVFQYRSVDSHLLSVLLTRCCGMDGYTYALQHLFEPLGFGRSGWAQDPEGYTMGHIGLYLTSRDMAKFGDCCLHQGIWNGRELIPADWLHQATQRQIEGYPEFGDYGFQWWTGRLHGIDYACAHGHGGQQIYLIPEANAVVVFTADSKVSRWKNPRTLLERFVLPAVSSLNLERS